A part of Candidatus Electrothrix aestuarii genomic DNA contains:
- the fdhF gene encoding formate dehydrogenase subunit alpha, whose translation MSIPLIINDRQCMAAAGQTILAAAKEVGVDIPHLCHLPGKRDADQPCLLCLVEVNGKRKRACATQVTEGMVIETETPALVEHRKERLAHLAANHYGDCKAPCSITCPGSINVQGYIGLIAQRQFGAALRLIREKNPLPGIVCRVCPAFCEHPCRRALLDEPIAINNLKRFAFDSVAQHPLPAETTAPATGHKAAIIGGGPAGLSAAWFLRKQGHNVTIFEAGPALGGATRTAIPVFKLPKENLAREIETILSLGIEVKTGQAWGRDFSLADLQQQGFEGIFIATGLAGRKKLTLPGSELAQDGLDFLAQTGAAYVGANHGLPLLTGKVLVVGGSKVAIEAARCAVRCGAEEVAVVFDRPLAEMTAYEKDIAAAKQEQVRFLPLTVPLSMQKEKGMLSVELGKNTTVETGDKATQVQLVEGATLLWQGDLVLNGLGQEGDDGFLSFGALERELTVTANKTIKVSPSTMQTNLPGIYAGGEVASGPRSVIQAVNAGRKAAEAMHRQFGGADIALADGNCNFNKGRKLDSIDMSNYQGMSVEARTIMPQRLAEQGACDFSQTELGYSEGMAVREAQRCLECGCTGLSKCELRPLCRDHKVSVTSAPDRRRSVVDASHPFISVDADRCIGCQRCERSCEFDAFLFEKGELVPTLTIKENCVSCGACVDACPTGALTKKQLALPLLPGEAKLVRSVCTYCGTGCSVDIGVKNGTIVEVKALSDAPPNNGDLCIKGRFGYDFYRHPERLTKPLIRERLDQPFREVSWQEALDFAAVGFLRIQKEQGPQALGVLSSSRCENEVNYLAQKFCRAVFRSNSVDNCARVCHAPSVSGLRIALGSGAATNALEDIEGTEVLLISGSNPAEAHPVVGMKVRRALRKGGKLIVIDPRQTEMVKLADIHLQLIPGTNVLLLNSLLHAILDEGLEDKDFIAARTENLDRVREHVASYAPEQMAEQTGVPAELVRKAARLYCSTKKGMILYGLGMTEHRNGTQGVMGLANIALASGNVGRRNAGICPLRGQNNVQGSCDMGALPYVYSGYQDVADDAARKRMSGNWGMELPEAAGMTEPEMYEAARKGEFKGLYCIGYDPLHTQGNVNNVRAAFSQMDMVVVQDIFQTKTCEMAHVVLPAACFYEKDGTFTNAERRIRRIRKAVDPPGEARPDWQIVCDLAQAMKQAGQQDHDTGQGMTYPDAAAVMDEIAACSPNMAGVSYERLEGEGLVWPCPSSEHPGTPILHQESFTRGKGYFSVLGNVETLERPDADYPLILVTGRRREHYNNGTMTRRCTGLLALVPEELLDIHPDDAVNLGISDGQQVRVSSRRGELEITASVTDRCRPGSVFMAFHHEEPLTNLLTSPGLDEIALTPEYKACAVSITPLV comes from the coding sequence ATGAGCATACCCTTGATCATAAATGATCGCCAATGCATGGCTGCTGCTGGGCAGACTATCCTGGCTGCGGCCAAAGAGGTTGGGGTGGATATTCCCCATCTCTGCCATCTGCCGGGAAAGCGTGATGCCGACCAGCCCTGCCTGCTTTGTCTTGTGGAGGTGAACGGTAAACGGAAACGGGCCTGCGCAACCCAGGTTACTGAGGGCATGGTGATTGAAACGGAAACTCCGGCTTTGGTCGAACACCGCAAGGAACGGCTGGCCCACCTTGCGGCCAATCATTACGGTGATTGCAAGGCTCCTTGCAGTATCACCTGTCCCGGCTCAATCAATGTGCAGGGTTATATCGGCCTGATCGCCCAGCGACAGTTCGGCGCAGCTCTCCGGCTGATCCGGGAGAAAAATCCTCTGCCCGGTATCGTCTGTCGGGTTTGTCCGGCCTTTTGCGAGCACCCCTGCCGTCGTGCCCTGTTGGATGAACCTATTGCCATTAATAACCTGAAACGCTTTGCCTTTGACTCTGTGGCCCAGCATCCCCTCCCGGCAGAAACAACTGCTCCGGCCACGGGGCATAAGGCGGCAATCATCGGCGGTGGCCCGGCTGGCTTGAGCGCTGCTTGGTTTCTGCGCAAGCAGGGGCATAATGTCACCATCTTTGAAGCAGGCCCGGCTTTAGGTGGAGCGACCCGCACCGCTATCCCTGTCTTTAAGTTGCCCAAGGAGAATTTGGCCCGGGAGATAGAAACTATCCTCTCGCTTGGCATTGAGGTGAAAACCGGACAGGCCTGGGGCAGGGACTTCTCCCTTGCCGATCTCCAGCAGCAGGGCTTTGAGGGGATTTTTATTGCCACCGGTCTTGCCGGGAGGAAAAAGCTGACTCTACCAGGAAGCGAGCTGGCTCAGGATGGTTTGGATTTTCTTGCCCAGACAGGGGCGGCTTATGTAGGAGCAAATCATGGATTACCCCTACTCACCGGTAAGGTCTTGGTGGTAGGTGGCAGCAAGGTGGCAATTGAGGCGGCCCGTTGCGCTGTCCGCTGTGGAGCTGAAGAGGTGGCAGTCGTCTTTGATCGTCCTTTGGCTGAGATGACGGCATACGAGAAAGACATTGCAGCGGCAAAGCAGGAACAGGTGCGTTTTCTGCCGTTGACCGTCCCCTTATCGATGCAGAAAGAAAAGGGAATGCTTTCTGTCGAACTGGGTAAAAATACGACGGTCGAGACAGGGGACAAAGCGACGCAGGTGCAGCTCGTTGAGGGAGCGACTCTGCTTTGGCAGGGTGACCTTGTCCTGAATGGCCTTGGCCAGGAGGGTGATGATGGATTCCTCAGCTTTGGTGCGCTGGAAAGAGAACTGACTGTCACGGCCAATAAAACCATTAAGGTGAGCCCGTCCACCATGCAGACAAACCTACCTGGTATCTATGCGGGTGGCGAGGTGGCCAGCGGGCCGCGCTCGGTGATTCAGGCAGTCAATGCGGGCCGCAAGGCGGCTGAGGCCATGCATCGGCAGTTCGGCGGGGCAGATATTGCTTTGGCGGACGGTAATTGCAATTTCAATAAGGGCCGCAAATTAGATAGCATCGACATGAGCAATTATCAAGGCATGTCGGTGGAGGCCAGAACCATTATGCCGCAGCGCTTAGCTGAGCAGGGGGCTTGTGATTTCAGTCAGACCGAGCTGGGCTACAGCGAGGGTATGGCGGTGCGCGAGGCCCAGCGTTGCCTGGAATGTGGCTGCACCGGTCTGAGTAAATGTGAGCTGCGCCCGCTTTGTCGGGATCATAAGGTCTCTGTCACATCGGCCCCGGACCGGCGACGGAGTGTGGTGGATGCGAGTCATCCCTTCATCAGCGTGGATGCGGACCGTTGCATCGGCTGCCAACGCTGCGAACGGTCTTGCGAGTTCGATGCCTTTCTTTTCGAAAAGGGCGAGCTGGTACCGACCTTGACCATCAAGGAGAACTGCGTTTCCTGCGGGGCCTGTGTCGACGCCTGCCCCACCGGTGCTTTGACCAAGAAGCAGCTTGCTTTACCCCTGCTGCCCGGTGAAGCAAAACTGGTGCGCAGCGTCTGTACCTATTGCGGCACGGGCTGTAGCGTGGATATTGGAGTGAAAAACGGAACTATCGTTGAGGTCAAGGCCCTCTCTGACGCGCCGCCTAACAACGGTGATCTCTGCATTAAAGGTCGCTTCGGCTATGATTTTTATCGCCACCCGGAGCGCCTAACTAAACCCCTGATTCGGGAGCGGCTGGACCAGCCCTTCCGGGAGGTGAGTTGGCAGGAGGCTTTGGACTTTGCTGCTGTGGGTTTTCTGCGTATTCAGAAGGAGCAGGGCCCCCAGGCTCTGGGCGTGCTCTCTTCATCCCGTTGCGAGAACGAGGTGAATTACCTGGCCCAGAAGTTTTGCCGGGCAGTATTTCGCAGCAACTCGGTGGACAACTGCGCCCGGGTTTGCCATGCGCCCTCGGTCAGCGGCCTGCGTATCGCTTTGGGCAGCGGCGCGGCTACCAATGCCCTGGAGGACATTGAAGGCACGGAAGTGCTGCTGATCAGCGGCAGCAATCCGGCTGAGGCCCATCCTGTAGTGGGCATGAAGGTGCGCCGCGCCTTACGCAAGGGCGGCAAGCTGATCGTCATTGATCCGCGCCAAACCGAGATGGTCAAGCTGGCCGACATCCATCTTCAGCTCATTCCCGGTACCAATGTGCTGCTGCTCAACTCGCTGCTCCATGCCATTCTGGACGAGGGCCTGGAGGACAAGGATTTCATTGCCGCCCGGACCGAGAACCTGGACAGGGTACGTGAACATGTCGCGTCCTACGCGCCGGAACAAATGGCCGAGCAAACCGGAGTGCCTGCGGAGCTGGTGCGCAAGGCGGCCCGACTTTACTGCTCAACCAAGAAGGGTATGATTCTCTACGGCTTGGGCATGACCGAGCACCGTAATGGTACCCAAGGAGTTATGGGCTTGGCCAATATCGCCTTGGCCTCCGGTAATGTGGGCCGCCGCAACGCAGGTATTTGTCCGCTCCGGGGGCAGAATAATGTCCAGGGTTCCTGTGATATGGGCGCGCTGCCCTATGTCTATTCCGGATATCAGGATGTGGCGGATGATGCGGCCCGGAAGCGGATGAGTGGGAACTGGGGTATGGAGCTCCCTGAGGCAGCAGGAATGACCGAGCCGGAGATGTATGAGGCTGCCCGCAAGGGTGAATTCAAGGGCCTGTACTGCATCGGCTATGATCCCCTGCACACTCAGGGAAACGTGAATAATGTCCGGGCGGCCTTCAGTCAGATGGACATGGTGGTAGTACAGGATATCTTCCAGACTAAGACCTGCGAAATGGCCCACGTCGTTCTGCCTGCGGCCTGCTTCTACGAGAAGGACGGCACCTTCACCAATGCTGAGCGGCGTATCCGGCGCATCCGCAAAGCGGTTGATCCGCCTGGTGAGGCCCGGCCTGACTGGCAGATCGTCTGTGATCTAGCCCAGGCCATGAAACAGGCTGGGCAACAGGATCATGATACAGGACAGGGCATGACCTATCCTGATGCAGCCGCAGTCATGGATGAGATCGCAGCCTGTTCACCCAATATGGCTGGGGTCAGCTATGAGCGGCTGGAAGGGGAGGGGCTGGTTTGGCCCTGCCCGAGCAGCGAACATCCCGGGACCCCGATTCTCCATCAGGAGAGCTTTACTCGGGGCAAGGGGTATTTTTCGGTCCTGGGTAATGTGGAGACCCTGGAGCGGCCTGATGCTGACTATCCCCTTATTCTGGTCACTGGGCGGCGGCGCGAGCATTATAATAATGGGACCATGACCCGTCGTTGTACTGGTCTGCTTGCGCTGGTGCCCGAGGAGCTCCTGGATATTCACCCGGATGATGCGGTCAATCTGGGCATCAGTGATGGGCAGCAGGTGCGGGTGAGCTCACGACGCGGGGAGCTGGAAATCACAGCCAGCGTTACGGACCGCTGTCGGCCCGGCTCGGTCTTCATGGCCTTTCATCATGAGGAGCCACTGACCAACCTACTCACCAGTCCGGGCCTGGATGAAATCGCCCTGACCCCTGAGTATAAAGCCTGTGCGGTGAGTATTACGCCATTGGTATAA
- a CDS encoding transposase — translation MRRKIQPALPDEKKGILKGMRWILLRNREELSTEEESRLTEVLALHPELR, via the coding sequence ATGCGTCGTAAAATTCAGCCTGCTCTTCCTGATGAGAAAAAGGGCATATTAAAGGGAATGCGTTGGATTCTTCTGAGAAACAGGGAAGAACTTTCCACCGAAGAAGAGTCGCGTTTGACCGAGGTGCTTGCCCTCCATCCTGAACTAAGATAA
- a CDS encoding DOMON-like domain-containing protein: protein MEDLKKTTPFVLHPFQEQDFTSDFQLSGTLARSARGLQLAYELRGSVDEVLLPPAEAAPCRRDELWQASCFEFFVGDSGSPHYWEVNLAPSGDWNVYAFSGYRQGMQEEGSIIALPCNQQRQPTSYQLALDFPLARLIAPDQPIEVAVSVILQGHNGERAFYALTHCGPQPDFHLRESFLLRL, encoded by the coding sequence ATGGAAGATTTGAAAAAGACAACTCCTTTTGTTCTCCATCCTTTTCAGGAACAGGATTTCACCAGCGATTTCCAGCTGTCCGGGACCCTTGCGCGCAGCGCAAGAGGGCTCCAGCTTGCTTATGAGCTGAGAGGGAGCGTGGACGAGGTCCTGCTTCCCCCTGCTGAGGCAGCTCCTTGCCGCCGGGATGAACTGTGGCAGGCAAGCTGTTTTGAGTTCTTTGTTGGGGACAGTGGTTCGCCGCACTACTGGGAGGTCAACCTTGCGCCCTCCGGGGACTGGAATGTCTACGCCTTCAGCGGCTATCGGCAGGGCATGCAGGAGGAGGGCTCCATTATTGCCTTGCCATGTAATCAGCAGCGCCAGCCAACATCCTACCAACTCGCCTTGGACTTCCCTTTGGCCCGGCTCATTGCTCCTGATCAGCCTATTGAGGTGGCGGTTAGTGTTATTCTCCAGGGGCATAATGGCGAGCGAGCCTTTTATGCCCTGACGCATTGCGGCCCGCAGCCTGATTTCCATCTCCGGGAAAGTTTTCTCCTTCGGCTATGA
- a CDS encoding nuclease-related domain-containing protein — MKTITEVKKEIATLEKERNKGEIGELMIRSSLAAFCASSKAHLLNNITIGFRDGTTQIDHILITKKGILVIETKHYSGWIFGEERKKIWTQCLYKKKYTFQNPLRQNYCHIAAVRKQLGFTPENKIQGIVVFTKDAEFKTEQPRGVILFKDLFNYLMKINLGVISDAEMYMAIGYLEYRRFQLTEETDLDHQKHIAQKFMS, encoded by the coding sequence ATGAAAACAATCACGGAAGTGAAAAAGGAGATAGCAACGCTAGAGAAAGAAAGGAATAAAGGTGAAATAGGGGAACTGATGATAAGAAGCAGCTTAGCAGCATTCTGCGCAAGCTCAAAAGCTCACTTACTAAACAACATCACAATAGGGTTCAGAGACGGAACGACTCAGATTGACCATATATTGATAACAAAGAAAGGAATACTTGTTATCGAAACAAAGCATTATTCTGGCTGGATCTTCGGAGAAGAAAGAAAAAAGATCTGGACACAATGCCTATATAAAAAGAAATACACTTTTCAAAATCCATTACGACAAAATTACTGCCATATAGCAGCAGTTAGAAAGCAACTCGGATTTACCCCTGAAAACAAAATACAGGGTATTGTCGTCTTCACAAAAGACGCGGAATTCAAGACTGAGCAACCGCGCGGCGTTATCCTTTTTAAAGACCTGTTCAATTACCTGATGAAAATCAACCTTGGAGTCATCAGCGATGCCGAAATGTATATGGCCATAGGATACCTGGAGTATAGAAGGTTTCAACTGACTGAAGAAACAGATCTTGATCATCAGAAACATATTGCTCAAAAATTTATGAGCTAG
- a CDS encoding tyrosine-type recombinase/integrase produces MPPEEDFWKVYKVSESEQDKLMLLCYLHLAARKSEIFMLRKEDVDLERQRVRLATRKRKDGSQHYDWLPMTDRLFRKFYQFLPTVTGEYVFINSATALPYAARQKWVPRLCQKAGVKEFGLHGIRHLSASILVTNKVSLLDVQTILRHKNLTTTQRYVHRLEDVRPAVKVFK; encoded by the coding sequence GTGCCCCCGGAAGAGGATTTCTGGAAAGTCTACAAGGTGTCCGAATCAGAGCAAGACAAACTCATGCTCCTCTGTTATTTGCATCTCGCGGCCAGGAAATCAGAAATTTTTATGCTTCGAAAAGAAGATGTTGACCTGGAGCGGCAACGGGTCCGGCTGGCTACCCGGAAAAGAAAGGATGGCTCCCAGCATTACGACTGGTTGCCCATGACGGATCGGCTGTTCAGGAAGTTTTACCAGTTCCTCCCTACGGTCACCGGGGAATATGTGTTCATCAATTCGGCTACCGCCCTGCCCTATGCAGCCCGTCAAAAATGGGTGCCGCGTCTCTGTCAGAAAGCCGGGGTCAAAGAGTTCGGCTTGCATGGCATCCGCCACCTCTCGGCCTCAATCCTGGTCACAAACAAGGTCTCATTGCTGGATGTTCAGACCATTCTCAGGCACAAAAATCTGACCACGACACAGCGTTATGTGCATCGCTTAGAGGACGTGCGGCCAGCGGTAAAAGTGTTTAAGTAG
- a CDS encoding ASCH domain-containing protein, with protein MKPAGPKVLHLTLKKQWFDMIASGEKVEEYREVKSYWINRFSGKKYDVVQFRNGYRPDSPSVSFQLLGIRTDFGRPSWGAPESTRVFILDLGEKLNLNPR; from the coding sequence ATGAAACCAGCAGGCCCAAAAGTGCTGCACCTCACTTTGAAAAAGCAGTGGTTCGACATGATCGCATCTGGCGAAAAAGTCGAGGAGTACAGAGAGGTTAAATCGTATTGGATCAATCGTTTTTCTGGAAAAAAGTATGATGTTGTGCAGTTCCGCAACGGATACCGCCCCGATTCCCCCTCTGTAAGTTTTCAGCTTCTCGGAATTCGTACCGATTTCGGTCGTCCTTCTTGGGGTGCCCCTGAAAGTACTCGTGTTTTCATTCTTGATCTTGGCGAAAAACTTAACCTCAACCCTCGGTAA
- a CDS encoding FAD-dependent oxidoreductase encodes MTVIAKTAAKISGAVMVIGGGVAGVQTALDLTELGYKVYLVEKSGAIGGVMARLDKTFPTNDCSLCILAPKLVEAGRDPNIEILTLAELVDLKGEPGNFTATIKKQPRYIDEEVCTGCGQCTLYCLKQIGNDFNENMEVNHAAHIDYSQAVPTSYYIDAKACLKLNFDTCGLCATACQAGAIRFDDTEKTLKIPVGAVILAPGFGRVSDEVMAKYGLGKFQDVVTAFEHERLMCASGPTGGEILRISDRKHPKKIAFLQCIGSRDETCGNNYCSSVCCMYAIKQATLAREHDPDCEITLFYMDVRTHGKGFDAARQRAVEEGDFRVIYARPPRVEDVFGGGLLLTWATEDGKHHYEKFDMVVLSQGLEAPEEADKLAKAAGIGLNEYLFAETNTYTPLETSRPGVYVIGAFQGPKDIPDSVTQGGGAAALCAGQLAPARNSETVKATFPEERDISQEEPRVGVFVCHCGINIGGVVNVPAVAEYAKTLPNVAYASANMYSCSQDAQRVLTETIQEHKLNRLVVAACTPRTHEPLFQATLREAGLNRSLFEMANIRDQCSWVHVREPERATEKAKDAVRMAVAKACHLTALQEVQLPVTPAALVIGGGLAGMTAALAIADQGFAVDLVERGQDLGGKALLLTADRRGNDPRQAVQAVIERVGSHPKITIHTEAQVTACSGYVGNFTTTVEGKGASELVHHGVTVLATGGNPYQPSQYCYGQSSRIVTQLELEQRLIEDQDDLKAARRAVMIQCVGSRDEDLTYCSRVCCGQALKNALRLKVLQPELQIIVLYRDMRAYGFMEDDYRKARQLGVIFIRFSLERKPEVAVDGEAVTVRYFDPLLGEELEADADLLALSTGIVPEDPTALAKMLKVPVTAEKFFLEAHVKLQPVDLPVDGTYVCGLAHSPRSMDETVAQAQAAAGRACHPLAKGSVTPAPIVSQIDAEQCIGCGACESFCPYKAIEMYKEGKKRKARTITASCKGCGVCAARCPTMAIDMGRFTMNGIMAQIHAFGEEVQEGREAVEA; translated from the coding sequence ATGACCGTAATTGCAAAAACAGCCGCCAAAATCAGCGGAGCCGTCATGGTTATCGGCGGTGGCGTGGCCGGTGTCCAGACTGCCCTTGATCTCACTGAACTGGGCTATAAGGTGTATCTGGTGGAGAAGTCCGGGGCCATTGGTGGGGTCATGGCCCGCCTGGACAAGACCTTTCCCACCAACGACTGTTCTCTCTGTATCCTTGCGCCCAAGCTGGTTGAAGCGGGCCGCGATCCGAATATTGAAATTCTCACCCTGGCAGAGCTGGTTGATTTGAAAGGTGAGCCGGGTAACTTCACTGCCACCATCAAAAAGCAGCCCCGCTATATTGACGAAGAGGTTTGCACTGGCTGCGGTCAGTGTACCCTCTATTGCCTCAAGCAGATTGGTAACGATTTCAACGAAAACATGGAGGTCAACCATGCGGCCCATATTGATTATTCCCAGGCCGTGCCGACCTCCTACTATATTGACGCAAAAGCCTGTCTCAAGCTGAACTTCGATACCTGCGGCCTCTGTGCAACAGCCTGTCAGGCCGGGGCGATTCGTTTTGATGACACTGAGAAAACTCTGAAGATTCCGGTCGGAGCCGTGATCCTGGCTCCGGGATTCGGTCGGGTGAGTGACGAGGTCATGGCCAAGTACGGTCTGGGTAAATTCCAGGATGTAGTTACGGCCTTTGAGCACGAGCGGCTGATGTGTGCCTCCGGTCCCACTGGCGGCGAGATCCTGCGTATTTCTGACCGCAAGCACCCCAAGAAAATAGCCTTTCTTCAATGCATCGGCTCCCGCGACGAGACCTGCGGCAATAATTACTGTTCCTCGGTCTGCTGCATGTACGCTATCAAGCAGGCCACCTTGGCCCGTGAGCATGATCCAGACTGTGAGATCACCCTCTTTTATATGGATGTGCGCACCCACGGTAAGGGCTTTGATGCGGCCCGTCAGCGGGCGGTTGAGGAAGGGGATTTCAGGGTCATCTATGCCCGTCCGCCTCGGGTGGAGGATGTCTTTGGTGGCGGTCTGCTCCTGACCTGGGCCACAGAAGACGGCAAGCATCATTATGAAAAATTCGATATGGTGGTTCTCTCTCAGGGGCTTGAGGCCCCGGAAGAGGCGGATAAGTTAGCCAAGGCAGCAGGGATAGGCTTGAACGAGTACCTCTTTGCCGAGACGAATACCTACACCCCGCTGGAAACCAGTAGGCCGGGTGTTTATGTGATTGGTGCCTTCCAGGGACCCAAGGATATTCCTGATTCCGTTACCCAGGGCGGCGGAGCGGCAGCTCTCTGCGCAGGCCAGCTTGCCCCGGCCAGGAACAGCGAGACGGTTAAGGCTACCTTCCCGGAAGAACGGGATATCAGTCAGGAAGAGCCACGGGTCGGTGTGTTTGTCTGTCATTGCGGTATTAATATCGGTGGCGTGGTCAATGTACCGGCAGTGGCTGAATATGCCAAGACCCTGCCCAATGTGGCCTATGCCTCGGCCAACATGTATTCCTGTTCCCAGGATGCGCAACGGGTGCTTACCGAGACCATTCAGGAGCATAAGCTCAATCGCTTGGTGGTGGCGGCCTGCACCCCGCGTACCCATGAGCCGCTCTTTCAGGCTACCCTGCGTGAGGCCGGGCTGAACCGCTCGCTTTTTGAAATGGCTAATATCCGCGACCAATGCTCCTGGGTCCATGTGCGCGAACCGGAGCGGGCCACGGAAAAGGCCAAGGATGCGGTGCGAATGGCGGTTGCCAAGGCCTGCCACTTGACCGCGTTACAGGAGGTGCAATTGCCCGTCACTCCGGCAGCCCTGGTTATTGGTGGTGGTTTGGCAGGTATGACAGCAGCGCTGGCCATTGCAGATCAGGGTTTTGCTGTGGATTTGGTTGAGCGGGGGCAGGATCTGGGCGGCAAGGCCCTGTTGCTCACGGCAGACCGGCGTGGCAATGATCCTCGGCAGGCCGTGCAGGCAGTGATTGAAAGAGTGGGCTCTCATCCAAAAATTACCATCCATACTGAGGCCCAGGTAACAGCTTGTTCCGGCTATGTAGGTAATTTCACCACCACAGTGGAGGGTAAAGGGGCAAGTGAGTTGGTGCATCACGGCGTAACTGTCTTGGCCACGGGTGGCAATCCCTATCAGCCGAGCCAATATTGCTACGGTCAGTCATCCAGGATCGTTACGCAGCTTGAGCTGGAACAGCGCTTGATTGAGGATCAGGACGATTTGAAAGCGGCCAGGCGGGCGGTGATGATTCAATGCGTCGGTTCGCGGGATGAGGATTTGACCTATTGCAGCCGGGTCTGCTGCGGTCAGGCCCTGAAGAACGCTCTGCGCCTCAAGGTCTTGCAGCCGGAGTTGCAGATCATTGTCCTCTACCGTGACATGCGGGCCTATGGCTTTATGGAGGATGATTATCGCAAGGCACGCCAGCTCGGCGTGATTTTCATTCGCTTCAGCTTAGAGCGTAAACCCGAGGTTGCTGTGGATGGCGAGGCCGTCACGGTCCGCTATTTTGATCCGCTGCTCGGCGAGGAGCTGGAGGCCGATGCCGACTTGCTCGCCCTGTCAACCGGCATTGTGCCGGAAGACCCGACCGCGCTGGCCAAGATGCTCAAGGTGCCGGTCACAGCCGAGAAGTTTTTTCTGGAGGCCCATGTCAAGCTTCAGCCAGTGGATCTGCCGGTTGACGGTACCTATGTCTGTGGACTGGCCCATTCGCCGCGTTCTATGGACGAGACCGTAGCCCAGGCCCAGGCAGCGGCAGGGCGAGCCTGTCATCCCCTGGCTAAGGGTTCGGTAACTCCGGCTCCTATTGTCTCTCAGATTGATGCAGAGCAGTGCATTGGTTGTGGGGCCTGCGAATCCTTCTGTCCCTACAAGGCCATTGAGATGTACAAGGAGGGTAAAAAGCGCAAAGCACGCACCATCACGGCTTCCTGTAAGGGTTGCGGTGTCTGTGCGGCCCGCTGTCCGACTATGGCGATTGATATGGGACGCTTTACCATGAACGGTATCATGGCTCAGATTCATGCCTTTGGTGAAGAAGTTCAGGAAGGGAGGGAGGCTGTGGAGGCCTGA
- a CDS encoding hydrogenase iron-sulfur subunit: MSDYQPKILGFLCNWCCYTAADSAGVGRYQYPPSLRVVRMMCTGRLDPSFPLEGLANGADAVFVGGCHPGECHYIDGNYHALVSAALVHEALARLGIDRERFLIDWASAAEGPNFVKIITRFTQRAAELGPLGQAEDLDKGELREKLLLAAEVARNKKIRTNLISASRAMMKSGDFSRPAIADLVAAKCDKNLTALIGGRAV; encoded by the coding sequence ATGTCTGATTATCAACCAAAAATATTAGGTTTCCTTTGTAATTGGTGCTGCTACACGGCTGCTGACTCAGCCGGGGTAGGGCGCTACCAGTACCCACCCAGCTTGCGGGTTGTCCGGATGATGTGTACCGGCAGGCTTGATCCCTCTTTCCCTTTGGAAGGCTTAGCTAATGGCGCTGATGCTGTTTTTGTTGGCGGCTGTCATCCCGGTGAGTGCCATTATATAGATGGCAATTATCATGCCTTGGTCTCTGCCGCCTTGGTACACGAGGCCCTAGCACGGCTTGGTATTGATAGAGAGCGTTTTCTTATCGATTGGGCTTCGGCTGCGGAAGGCCCAAATTTTGTCAAAATCATCACTCGCTTTACCCAGCGGGCAGCTGAGTTGGGGCCGCTGGGCCAGGCAGAAGATCTGGATAAGGGGGAGCTACGCGAGAAACTGCTCTTGGCTGCTGAGGTGGCCCGGAATAAGAAGATTCGTACCAATTTGATCAGTGCCAGTAGGGCTATGATGAAGAGTGGTGATTTTTCTCGACCCGCCATTGCTGACTTGGTGGCAGCCAAGTGCGATAAGAATCTGACTGCGTTGATTGGGGGGAGAGCTGTATGA